The following proteins are co-located in the Pararge aegeria chromosome 3, ilParAegt1.1, whole genome shotgun sequence genome:
- the LOC120637363 gene encoding general odorant-binding protein 68-like, with the protein MVAMSFLSGLLFIVISSVYAGDEDAMMSCLELFNPEGIEKMCCENFESFENINKDYEECLKEDSEEWMCEDFQCILKKSGVMQGDTIDEDGAKKFYDTLEKDYPKEKSLIERARRECLDDKYQSYPPEDSCPAVKFYICNYINAYLECDSWKKLDVCTEMAENAKKCKKTLDG; encoded by the exons atggttgCAATGAGTTTCTTGAGTGGACTTCTTTTTATTGTCATATCAAGC gtatatgcAGGAGATGAAGACGCTATGATGTCATGCTTGGAACTCTTTAACCCTGAG GGTATTGAAAAAATGTGCTGCGAGAACTTTGAAAGCTTCGAGAACATAAATAAAGACTACGAAGAGTGCCTTAAAGAAGACTCAGAAGAATGGATG TGCGAAGATTTTCAATGCATTCTTAAGAAATCAGGAGTGATGCAAGGCGATACGATAGACGAAGACGGCGCTAAGAAGTTCTATGATACTCTGGAGAAAGACTACCCCAAAGAAAAGTCCCTGATCGAACGAGCAAGACGCGAATGCCTGGATGACAAATACCAGTCATACCCTCCAGAGGACTCCTGCCCTGCGGTTAAATTTTACATCTGCAATTACATAAACGCCTATCTG GAATGCGACTCATGGAAGAAACTCGACGTTTGTACGGAAATGGCAGAGAATGCGAAGAAATGCAAAAAAACGCTTGATGGATGA
- the LOC120636955 gene encoding uncharacterized protein LOC120636955 — protein sequence MNINNKEGSPAFSSNVFKQKINRCITSGGRGSEPDAAVRAGAGGGEQGASSHVITSEPSDQSTGPMQKQTYAGVAKVHDPNEGWTVVQRKSQRSKNRLIDIIALQEHWLLPEELSFLDTLCDDFSATGVSAVDTSAGILRGRPYGGVALLWRRSVFQKVSVIQCNNRRICAIKVVLHEKSFIVMSVYMPTDVIANLADFTDILSSVSAIIETYGESCVYILGDYNAHPSERFYHKLTQFCIEREWSCIDAEVLGPRSNTYTFLSEAHGSKRWLDHCLVTKAAADSVRNVSVLYDVLWSDHFPLVVECNIDVLIPKRADCNTYLNEIYWGERNQHQIDTYQRECHERLRMINFPQELHGCCDRTCSDIRHRDVITQLYSNIVQALIESSLVGRESTRRVKRKKVLGWNKHVAEAHGMARQKFLLWSWYGKPTSGIIYREMCEARKIFKSRLKWCQNHEEQIKLDILASHHSKNDFRGFWKHTNKMNNKPSLPVSVGGVCEPDKISDLFMEHFVVKSPRGPSQTMLDVEASIEMEIQFKCKDVAHTIKHMTRGKSPGHDGLSIEHLQYAGPHLPRVLTMLYNICMSHSFMPSEMMRTIVVPIVKNKTGDLADKNNYRPISLATVISKVFDSMLNNQLNKLFRPHDNQFGFQPGVSTESAVLGLKHAVTYYTKRKTPIYACFLDLSKAFDLVSYDILWRKLEGIKVPLELINIFKYWYGNQVNSVRWAGVLSRPYLLECGVRQGGLTSPTLFNLYVNELLGELSSTRTGCYIDGVCLNNISYADDMVLVSASVCGLRKLLAICEAFVEKHGLTYNVKKSVVMVFEAMGKTQKKVPPIFLNGNALERVYQYKYLGHMLTPDLKDDTDIERERRAVSVRANMLARRFARCSTNVKITLFRAYCTSFYTCNLWVKYSTKSYSALRVQYNNAFRVLMGLPRYCSASGMFAAAQVDCFYATMRKRCGSLVRRLRSSSNSILKLIASRLDCVYVNHCCVVSNGMVQR from the exons atgaatataaataacaagGAGGGTAGTCCCGCGTTTTCAAGTAacgtatttaaacaaaaaatcaatcgTTGCATCACGAGCGGTGGACGCGGCTCGGAGCCCGACGCCGCGGTGCGCGCGGGCGCCGGCGGCGGGGAGCAAGGTGCGTCATCGCACGTTATCACTAGCGAGCCGAGTGATCAGTCGACGGGGCCAATGCAAAAGCAAACTTATGCGGGCGTCGCGAAGGTCCATGACCCAAACGAAGGCTGGACGGTGGTGCAGAGGAAGTCGCAAAGATCTAAAAACCGGCTCATTG ATATAATTGCACTTCAAGAACACTGGTTGCTCCCGGAAGAATTGTCTTTTCTTGACACTTTGTGCGATGACTTCAGCGCCACGGGAGTGTCTGCGGTGGACACATCGGCGGGTATTCTACGTGGAAGACCTTATGGAGGGGTCGCGCTGCTGTGGAGGCGTAGCGTCTTTCAAAAAGTGTCAGTGATTCAGTGTAACAATCGGCGCATCTGTGCTATAAAGGTAGTGTTACATGAAAAATCGTTTATCGTGATGAGTGTATATATGCCTACGGATGTGATTGCTAACCTAGCGGATTTCACGGACATTCTAAGCTCGGTGAGTGCCATTATTGAGACCTACGGGGAAAGTTGTGTATATATACTTGGGGACTACAATGCGCACCCTTCGGAGCGCTTTTATCATAAACTTACTCAGTTCTGCATAGAACGAGAATGGAGCTGTATAGATGCGGAAGTGCTAGGTCCGAGGTCGAATACCTATACTTTTTTAAGCGAAGCACACGGGTCTAAGCGGTGGCTCGATCACTGCCTAGTAACTAAAGCAGCGGCAGACTCCGTGCGCAATGTGTCAGTTCTATACGATGTGTTGTGGTCGGATCATTTCCCTCTGGTAGTGGAATGTAATATTGACGTTTTGATACCTAAGAGAGCGgattgtaatacttatttaaatgagATTTACTGGGGTGAGCGAAATCAACATCAAATAGACACATACCAGAGGGAATGTCACGAGAGGCTGAGGATGATTAACTTCCCACAGGAGCTTCACGGTTGCTGTGATCGTACATGCAGTGACATCAGGCATAGAGATGTAATAACTCAGTTGTACAGCAACATCGTTCAGGCCTTGATAGAATCGTCACTGGTAGGTCGAGAGAGCACTAGGCGCGTAAAAAGAAAGAAGGTCCTTGGTTGGAATAAGCACGTAGCCGAAGCTCACGGGATGGCCAGGCAAAAATTTTTGTTATGGTCGTGGTACGGTAAACCAACTTCGGGAATTATTTATAGAGAAATGTGTGAGGCTAGAAAAATTTTCAAATCTCGTTTGAAATGGTGCCAAAACCATGAAGAGCAAATTAAGTTGGATATTCTAGCCTCGCATCACTCAAAAAACGATTTTCGCGGATTTTggaaacatacaaataaaatgaataacaaACCGTCACTGCCTGTGAGCGTTGGTGGCGTGTGTGAGCCAGACAAGATTTCCGATCTTTTCATGGAGCACTTCGTAGTTAAATCACCCCGGGGTCCTTCACAAACGATGCTTGATGTTGAGGCCAGTATTGAAATGGAAATTCAATTTAAGTGTAAAGACGTTGCTCACACAATTAAGCATATGACCAGAGGAAAATCTCCAGGTCATGATGGACTCAGCATTGAGCATCTACAGTATGCTGGGCCACATTTACCCAGAGTGCTCACAATGctctataatatttgtatgagcCACAGTTTTATGCCTAGTGAGATGATGAGGACTATAGTTGTACCTATTGTGAAAAACAAAACCGGCGACTTAGCGGACAAAAACAACTATAGGCCTATCTCATTGGCAACGGTCATCTCGAAGGTGTTTGACAGCATGCTTAATAACCAACTGAATAAGTTATTTAGGCCACATGACAACCAGTTTGGATTTCAACCTGGAGTGTCGACGGAGAGCGCTGTGCTTGGTCTTAAGCATGCTGTCACATACTATACGAAGCGTAAGACTCCAATTTACGCCTGCTTTCTGGACCTATCCAAGGCTTTTGACCTGGTATCTTATGATATCTTATGGAGAAAACTGGAAGGAATTAAAGTTCCACTGGAACtcatcaatattttcaaatattggtATGGAAACCAGGTCAACAGCGTGCGATGGGCGGGCGTATTATCACGTCCGTATCTGTTGGAGTGCGGGGTGAGGCAGGGGGGTTTGACTTCACCTACGCTCTTCAACCTATATGTGAACGAGTTGCTCGGCGAGCTCAGCAGCACCAGGACCGGCTGTTACATAGATGGGGTTTGTTTGAATAACATTAGCTACGCTGATGACATGGTGCTGGTGAGTGCGTCGGTTTGTGGCCTGAGAAAACTGTTGGCGATTTGTGAAGCTTTTGTGGAAAAACACGGTCTTacttataatgtaaagaaaagtGTGGTAATGGTCTTTGAGGCCATGGGCAAAACACAGAAGAAAGTTCCACCCATCTTTCTAAATGGAAATGCACTAGAAAGAgtgtatcaatataaatatctaggGCATATGTTGACCCCTGACCTCAAAGACGATACTGACATCGAGAGGGAACGGAGAGCAGTGTCAGTGAGAGCGAATATGCTGGCTCGCAGGTTTGCACGTTGTTCCACCAATGTAAAGATAACTTTGTTTAGAGCCTATTGTACATCTTTTTACACGTGCAACCTGTGGGTCAAGTACTCCACAAAATCGTACAGCGCTCTCCGTGTCCAGTATAACAATGCCTTCAGGGTGCTGATGGGGCTGCCCCGGTATTGCAGCGCATCAGGGATGTTTGCGGCGGCGCAAGTTGATTGTTTTTATGCGACAATGCGTAAAAGATGCGGATCCCTGGTGCGTAGATTGCGGAGCAGttccaacagcattctgaaattGATTGCCAGTCGATTGGACTGTGTATATGTAAATCATTGCTGCGTCGTTTCTAATGGAATGGTGCAGCGATGA
- the LOC120637419 gene encoding outer dynein arm-docking complex subunit 4, with the protein MSNLTVLGNYENDDNAKAQARNILGPTKDAEFLQSFVRVGTGEEDEELPIQKASISKRGPVEKIDSIPEEEKYSPSGRKESEKPQKRRFRLKPKRERRRREEELYTDKDRAAAVVIGTRDIKQSLSMKDKAERTNALQIPMEADAGTLLALARAEMMRERYRTALTFVDKAIELAPEEKAAYVSRSRCHLLLGEPLKALADAETALKLDPKHARALLQKAEALYYCGEFEMSLVHYHRGLRARPDLNEFRLGVQKAQEAIENTIGAVKPVKKSCNKRRLSKSSRPVLGQLMSDKIYLENLLKNPDLAIADKKNNVVIKQAEEAIRFLENREEFWRQQQTAKQH; encoded by the exons ATGTCGAATTTAACTGTGCTGGGAAATTACGAGAATGACGACAACGCAAAAGCCCAAGCGCGCAATATACTCGGCCCGACAAAAGACGCGGAATTCCTCCAAAGCTTCGTCAGAGTTGGGACAGGCGAAGAAGATGAGGAACTGCCGATCCAGAAGGCGTCAATTAGCAAACGCGGTCCAGTGGAAAAGATTGACTCTATCCCCGAAGAGGAAAAGTACTCTCCATCGGGACGCAAGGAATCTGAGAAACCCCAAAAGCGAAGGTTTCGTCTTAAGCCAAAACGTGAGAGACGACGTCGCGAAGAGGAGCTCTATACTGATAAGGACCGGGCTGCAGCTGTAGTGATAGGAACTAGGGACATTAAGCAGTCCTTGAGTATGAAAGACAAAGCGGAGAGAACCAACGCTCTGCAGATACCAATGGAGGCTGATGCGGGAACGTTGCTGGCGTTAGCGCGGGCTGAGATGATGCGAGAGAGATATCGCACTGCGCTGACCTTTGTGGACAag GCAATCGAACTGGCCCCTGAAGAGAAAGCGGCTTACGTGTCTCGCAGCCGATGCCACCTACTCCTCGGCGAGCCCCTGAAAGCCCTGGCTGATGCGGAGACAGCGCTCAAGCTCGACCCCAAGCACGCACGGGCACTGCTTCAGAAAGCTGAAGCATTATACTATTGTGGCGAGTTTGAAATGAGCCTGGTCCATTACCATCGAGGACTCCGTGCCAGACCCGATCTGAATGAATTTAGGCTTGGAGTTCAAAAAGCACAG gAGGCGATTGAAAACACCATTGGGGCAGTGAAGCCAGTTAAGAAGAGCTGCAATAAGCGGAGACTTTCAAAGTCGTCCCGACCAGTGTTAGGTCAACTGATGTCAGATAAGATCTACCTCGAGAATCTTCTGAAGAACCCTGATCTTGCCATAGCTGATAAGAAGAACAACGTGGTAATCAAACAAGCAGAAGAGGCGATAAGGTTTTTAGAAAACCGAGAAGAATTTTGGAGACAGCAGCAAACTGCAAAACAACACTAA